From Riemerella anatipestifer ATCC 11845 = DSM 15868, a single genomic window includes:
- a CDS encoding tetratricopeptide repeat protein, with product MKNIKMTKKMVLGAAAAFMFGFAGAQTVEEGLQNMDAHKYAKAKEVFNQLLQKSPSAENYFYLGNIYLTQYEPNFDKAKEYFDKGLALDKKAYLDRIGLASIKLGKGNKAAINEIHEIVNDSKGKDPEVLFRAGEALTMFESNNAPDLAVEFISQAIEKAEKKGNVPANYYYSLGDAYRLKKDAGKAMSAYDKAAVVARNKASVFTRMATLWMAANQWQLATDNLNKAIAVDPTYAPAYKALANYNIRYQKHDAAASNLLNYLKYADEDPVTMLEVSKLYFANGNYTESREVLDKVFSKVEDVIKYKLNAYLLYGEQKYDEAKQNLDTFISKADASRVLPADQGLLGLIYAGQSQKAQDESTKANLMKMSSEKIAIAKAAKDETMQWDAELAKIMAGGVDLKKAAEAGPTNPEIEALKKTMAADPKNTDNIYKLAMAYQEAKNWNGAAYTWQNMIDLIPDWAPAYYSQGYAYQQAGNNELAKVSYQTYIDNMNKKPAEEQMQGKETLSYAYFAVAYLEKDKNKEKAKEYALKSVQLNPEYKDAQNLLKLLSQ from the coding sequence ATGAAAAATATAAAAATGACAAAGAAAATGGTATTAGGTGCCGCAGCCGCTTTTATGTTCGGTTTTGCAGGTGCACAAACGGTAGAAGAAGGTCTCCAGAATATGGATGCTCATAAATATGCGAAAGCAAAAGAAGTGTTTAATCAGTTACTTCAGAAATCTCCTTCTGCGGAAAATTATTTTTATTTAGGAAATATTTACTTAACTCAATACGAACCTAATTTTGATAAAGCTAAAGAATACTTTGATAAAGGTTTAGCTTTAGATAAAAAGGCATATTTAGATAGAATAGGCTTGGCTTCTATTAAGCTAGGAAAAGGAAATAAAGCTGCAATTAACGAAATACATGAAATTGTAAATGATTCTAAAGGAAAAGATCCTGAGGTGTTATTTAGAGCTGGTGAGGCTCTTACGATGTTTGAGAGTAATAATGCTCCGGATTTAGCTGTAGAATTTATTAGTCAGGCTATAGAAAAAGCAGAAAAGAAAGGTAATGTGCCTGCTAACTATTATTATTCTTTAGGCGACGCTTATCGTCTTAAAAAAGACGCAGGTAAAGCGATGTCTGCTTATGATAAAGCAGCGGTAGTGGCTAGAAATAAAGCATCTGTATTTACTAGAATGGCGACTCTGTGGATGGCTGCTAATCAGTGGCAATTAGCAACAGATAACCTTAATAAAGCTATAGCGGTAGACCCTACCTACGCTCCGGCATATAAGGCGCTTGCTAACTATAACATTAGATATCAAAAGCATGATGCGGCAGCAAGTAATTTGTTGAATTATCTTAAATATGCTGATGAAGACCCTGTAACGATGTTAGAGGTATCCAAGCTTTATTTTGCAAATGGAAACTATACAGAATCTAGAGAAGTTCTAGATAAAGTTTTTAGTAAAGTGGAAGATGTTATTAAGTACAAGCTCAATGCTTATCTCTTATATGGAGAGCAAAAGTATGATGAGGCTAAACAAAATTTAGATACATTTATTTCTAAGGCAGATGCCTCTAGAGTATTGCCAGCAGACCAAGGTTTATTGGGGTTAATCTATGCAGGGCAATCCCAAAAAGCACAGGATGAGTCAACAAAGGCTAATCTTATGAAAATGTCTAGCGAAAAAATAGCAATCGCGAAGGCAGCAAAAGATGAAACTATGCAATGGGATGCAGAGTTGGCTAAAATTATGGCAGGAGGAGTTGATCTTAAAAAAGCAGCAGAAGCAGGTCCTACTAATCCAGAAATAGAAGCATTGAAGAAAACCATGGCTGCAGACCCTAAAAATACAGACAATATTTATAAGTTAGCGATGGCTTATCAAGAGGCTAAAAACTGGAATGGAGCAGCTTATACTTGGCAGAATATGATAGACTTAATTCCTGACTGGGCTCCAGCTTATTATAGTCAAGGGTATGCGTATCAACAAGCGGGTAATAATGAGTTAGCTAAAGTTTCTTATCAGACTTATATAGATAATATGAATAAGAAACCTGCAGAGGAACAAATGCAAGGTAAAGAAACACTTTCTTATGCTTATTTCGCTGTAGCTTATTTGGAAAAAGATAAAAATAAAGAGAAGGCTAAAGAGTACGCATTGAAATCTGTTCAGCTAAACCCTGAGTATAAAGATGCTCAAAATTTATTGAAACTACTTAGCCAATAA